Part of the Prevotella communis genome is shown below.
AGACTATCAAGAAGCGCCTCGTGGTCTATCACTCTCAGACTCAGCCCCTGATCGAATGGTACAAGCAGGAAGGCCTGCACCACCACATCGACGGTCTGGGTGAATTGGATCGCATTTTTGCAGACATCTGCAAGGTGGTAGATAATATCTAGGAATTCCTAGGAAAACCTAGGACATCCTAGGTAATCCTAGAAAAAACAAAGTATGGAAAGCAATTTCGTAGACTACGTAAAAATCATGTGCCGCTCGGGTAAGGGCGGTAAGGGCAGCATGCACCTGAAGCATGTGAAATACAATCCTAACGGCGGTCCCGACGGTGGCGACGGCGGTAAGGGTGGTAGCATCATCCTGCGTGGCAACCACAACTACTGGACGCTGCTCCACCTGAAATACGAGCGTCATATCTTTGCGGAGCATGGCGGCAACGGCGGACGCGACAAGTGTCATGGCACCGACGGCAAGGATATCTATATCGACGTACCCCCCGGCACGGTGGTCTATAATGCCGAGACGGGAAAGTTCGTCTGCGACGTGGCCTACGACGGACAGGAGGTGCTGCTCCTGAAGGGCGGACGCGGCGGTCTGGGCAATTTCCAGTTCCGCACGGCTACCAACCAGGCACCCCGCTATGCGCAGCCCGGTGAACCGATGCAGGAGATGACCGTCATCCTGGAGCTGAAGCTCCTGGCCGATGTTGGTCTGGTGGGCTTCCCCAATGCGGGCAAGTCCACGCTGGTCAGTTCGCTGAGCAATGCCCGTCCTAAGATTGCCAACTATCCCTTCACCACGATGGAGCCCTCGCTGGGCATCGTGGGCTATCGCGACGGCAAGTCGTTTGTGATGGCCGACATCCCCGGTATCATTGAGGGTGCCTCTGAGGGTAAGGGCCTCGGCCTGCGTTTCCTGCGCCATATTGAGCGCAACTCCCTGCTGCTCTTCATGGTCCCCGGCGACACGGATGATATCAAGCGTGAATACGAGATTCTGCTCAACGAACTGAAGCAGTTCAACCCCGAGATGCTCTCCAAGCACCGCGTGCTGGCCGTCACCAAGTGCGACCTGCTCGACGAGGAGCTGATCGAGATGCTCAAGGACACCCTGCCCCAGGATCTCCCTGTGGTGTTTATCTCTGCCGTCACCGGTTTCGGTCTGGAAGAGCTGAAGGATGTGCTGTGGCGCGAACTGAATGCCGAGAGCAACAAGCTGCAGGCCATCACTGCAGAGGATACCTTAGTACACCGTGACAAGGATATGTCCGTCTTTGCCCAGGAACTGGAAGATGAGGGTGAGGACGAAGACATTGAATACGTGGATGTTGAGGACGTTGACGACCTCGACGATTTTGAATACGAAGACGAAAATGAAGACGAATGAGACATCGACTGTTTGCAGCCTTTCTGATTTCCTTCCTGGCTGTTGTGACCTCCTGGGCACAGCCGCCCCTGAAGTTGCCGGGCTACAGGCAGAGTCTCATCAACTATAAGTCACTTCATTTCGAACTATACCCCTTCATGACCGACTTCTCGATGCCAAGGCATGCCATTGTGCCTATGGCACCGGGAAGTTATGTTTATAACCCCTTTGGCGGCGGCACCCGGTTCATCCTTCACCTGGAGAATTTCGCCGATTCCGACTGGTGCTACCTGCTCAGGAAATCCAAGGTCATCAGTCCCTATGGCGGACGCGGTGGCCGGCACCATTCCGGCACAGACATCAAGAGTTTCCCCAACGACAGCGTGCGGGCCGTCTTCGACGGTACCGTGGTGATGGCGGGTCCTTTCTCGGGCTATGGCAACTGCGTGCAGATACGCCACATAAACGGACTCACCACCCTCTACAGTCACAACAGTCGCAACCTGGTGAAGGCAGGCGACCAAGTCACTGCAGGTCAGGTTGTTGCCCTGGAGGGACGCACCGGCCGTGCCACCACTGACCACGTGCATTTCGAGGTTCGCGTGGCCGGTCGCCATGTCAATTCCAACCTCATTTTCGACCACGAGCACCACCGCCTCCACAAGCACCAGGTTGTATTCGAAAAGAACGGTAATGCTCATATTCGGAAGTAGATGTGAAAAAAAAATGGCAAGAAACGCAAACGTTTCAAAAAATTTTCGTATTTTTGCAACGGAAAAGCAAACCTTAAATAAAAACAAAAACATTTATGCAGAAGAAACTATTCTTTCTGGTTGCCCTAATGTTGACAATGACCTTGTCAGTAGTGGCACAGGTGACTACTTCCAGCATGACCGGTAAGGTCTCTATGGAGGGTAGTAACGAGGAGATTATTGGTGCATCTGTGCAAGCTGTGCATGAGCCTTCAGGCACACGCTACACCGCTGTGACCAATGTGAACGGACGCTTCACCATTCAGGGTATGCGTACTGGTGGTCCTTATGCCGTGACCGTGTCTTACATCGGTCATCAGACCAAGACGATGAAGGGTATCACCCTCCAGCTTGGTGAGACCTACAACCTGAACGTATCACTCTCTGAAAACAGTAACGACCTCGCCGAGGTGGTGGTAAGCGGTAAGGCTTCCAAGTTCTCTGCCGAGAAGACTGGTGCCTCAACCAACATCAACAACGAGCAGTTGATGATGATGCCTTCTCTGGACCGCAGTCTGGCTACCGTGGCTAAGCTGTCACCTTATTCCGGTGGTGGCATGAACCTGGCCGGTGCCGACCCCCGTTCTACCAACTTCACCATTGACGGTGCCAACTTCAACAACAGTTTCGGTCTGACTTCCGACCTGCCTGGTGGCGGCACGCCTATCTCTATCGACGCCATTGAGGAGATGCAGGTGGTCATCGCACCTTTCGACGTGCGCCAGACCAACTTCATCGGTGGTGGTATCAATGCTGTTACCAAGTCGGGTACCAACGAGTTCAAGGGTACTGTCTACGGCTTCTACCGCGACAAGTCCATGCGTGGTAACAAGATCAACGGTCAGGACCTCGGCACCCGTGCTACCGACACCAAGAAGACCTACGGTTTCACCCTGGGTGGCCCAATCCTCAAGAATAAGTTGTTCTTCTTCGTCAACTATGAAAAGGAACTGACCCCGAAGGAGGTTGTACAGTACCGCGCACGCGAGGATGGCGAGACTCCTGGCGGCATGGTATCACGTACCACCAAGACGGATATGGAGCGCGTGGCTAATTTCCTGCGCACACAGTATGGCTACGACCCAGGTTCTTACACTGACTTCCCCGCCGAGGATACCAACGAGAAGTTCCTGGCCCGTCTGGACTGGAACATCACGGATGCCCATCACCTGGCTCTGCGCTATAACAAGACCAAGGTAGAGGACTGGCGTCCTACAAATGCTATGTCAAGCGATGTTTCCCTGTATGGCGGTACCAAGTTCAACCTCGGCCGTATCAGTGCCAGCAGTATGGCTTATTCAAACAGCCTGTACTATTTCCACAATGACGTGGAGTCTTTCTCTGCCGACCTGAACAGCCGTTTCGGTCAGAAGGCCAGCAACCAGTTGCTGTTTACCCATACTTTCCAGGACGACAGCCGTGGCACGCCTTCAAGCAACTTCCCCTTCATCGACATCCTGTATGATGGAGCCTACGAGCCTTATATCTCTGCCGGTTATGAGTTGTTCTCATACAACAACGGTGTGAAGACCAAGACTACCAACATCACGGACAACTTCACCCTCTACATGGGTTCTCATAAGCTCACTGCCGGTGCCCGCTTCGAGCATATCTATGCCGACAACTCTTATCTGCGTAACGGTACAGGTTACTACCGTTTCAAGAGCGTGGACGACTTCCTCAACATGAAGGCGCCCGATGCAGTAGCGTTCACCTACGGCTATGATGGCATCAGCGATCCTACCAGCGCCGTGCGCTACAACCAGATTGGCCTGTACCTGCAGGATGAGTGGCAGGCTACCAACCGCCTGAAGCTGACCTACGGTCTTCGTGCCGACAATATCATCTTCGACGACCAGGATATCGCACGTAATGATAAGATCTACGCACGCGACTTCGGTGGCTATCATATCGATACTGGCCGCTGGCCTGAAAGCAAGTGGCAGCTCTCTCCACGTGTGGGCTTCACATGGGATGTATTCGGCGACAAGAGCCTGAAGGTACGCGGAGGTTCTGGTCTCTTCCTGGGACGCTTCCCCTTGGTTTACCTGACCAACATGCCCCAGAATGCCGCTATGTTCCAGTTCAACTATGCTGCCGGTTATACCGCAACAGGCACGGCTGCCGAGAACCTGGAGCGCACCACACCGATTGATATTGATGCCAAGCTGCAGGGCCTGGCTGGCAAGCTGCTGGGTGTGAACGACCTGAAGAACTACTTCGAGGTGCCCCTGACCAATGCCGACCACGTGGATGCCAAGAGCATGACTGGTGTGAGCAACGACTTCAAGATGCCTCAGGTATGGAAGTCAAGCATCGCCATCGACTATCAGCTCCCCGTTTCGTTCCCCTTCACGGTGACCGGTGAGTTCATCTACAACAAGAGCATTAATGCTGTCTACATGGACAATATCAATATCAAGGACGATGATCCTTCTTCTATGCAGCACTTCAACGGAGCAGACAGCCGTATTAAGTATACCAGCAACGACTTCTACTACACACCGAATAGTTCATACTATGCTGTGATGCTGAAGAATACGTCCAAGGGCTATGGCTACACCGCCAATATCACCCTGAACGCAGAGCCTGTGAAGAACCTGAAGCTGATGGCTGCCTACACACGCACCGAGTCTCAGGAGGTATCTGGTCTGCCCGGACAGAACGCCGTGTCTACATGGACCAGCACCCTGTCGGCCGAAGGACCTAACTCTACCAAGCTGCACCGCTCTAACTACGTGACACCCGACCAGGTGATGGCATCTGTCAACTACTACATCCCTGCCAAGGTATCAAGCAGCTTCCTGCTGGGCACGCACGTGAGCCTGTTCTACAAGGCCTACTCTGCAGGCAACCTGAGCTACTTCTACAGCAATGATATGAATGGCGACGGTGTGTCTATGGACCTGATGTACATCCCTGCCAACGATAACGAGATCCAGTTCAAGAGCGAGGCCGACCGCGTTGCTTTCTGGCGCTTCGTAGAGCAGGACGACTATCTGAGCAGCCACAAGGGTCAGTATGCCGAGGCTTATGCCGCCCGTGCTCCCTGGCTCCATCGCATCGACTTGCACCTGGCAGAGGACTTCCAGCTGACTATTGGCAAGACCAAGCACAAGCTGCAGGCATCACTCGACCTGATCAACCTGGGCAACCTGATCAACTCTGAATGGGGTGTTCCCAAGATTGCACAGGTATGTAACTACGGTCAGATTCTGAAGTACGAGGGTGTTGACGCAACCAACACACCTATCTTCTCAATGAACAAGGTCAATGGCAAATATCCCACCCAGACATGGGATACCAACATGAGCTACAGCAACTGCTGGAAGATGCAGATTGGACTTAAATACTTCTTCAACTAAATTGAAAGAGGATTCCGATATAGCAACTCCCTCCTGTAGGACATCTACAGCGAGGGAGTTCTTTTTAATACACTAAATACACTTAAATACACATATTTCATAAACCCCTTTGCGTACGTATACACACACACGTACGCGATAACTTTTAAGAATTTACGGTATTTAAGTGTATAGTGTATTGAAGGAAAAGAAAACTCATTTTCGGAAAACAATAGGTTAAGGGGTCGGAAAACAGGGACTTAGAGGTTCTAAACCATAGGTTTACGATGTCTAAATCACTGATTTCCGACCTCAAAGTCACTGAACTAGGACCTCAAAATCAGTGGTTTTCATTTTTAGTGCATTTTATCGCATCGAAACGCACGTTGTGCACGAATGGCGGTACCCCAATGTTGTACCTTTGCATCACAACAGAACAAGAACCAAAAGTCAACTGCAATGAACAAATTATTTGCCTACCCCTATATCAAAGAGACCGTCAACCAGAATCGTCTGACCTCCCCAATGTCTACAGGCGCTGGCGCCACCGTCCCTAAAGTCCGTAGACATTATTTCATCCACGGAGTATTTTTTCTAGTCTACGGACTTAAAGGACCTTTAGGACTTTTGCCACCATAGGTAGCGCTGGCGCCACGGTACATAAAGTCGGGGCTTAGCCTATGATGTTCT
Proteins encoded:
- the obgE gene encoding GTPase ObgE, which translates into the protein MESNFVDYVKIMCRSGKGGKGSMHLKHVKYNPNGGPDGGDGGKGGSIILRGNHNYWTLLHLKYERHIFAEHGGNGGRDKCHGTDGKDIYIDVPPGTVVYNAETGKFVCDVAYDGQEVLLLKGGRGGLGNFQFRTATNQAPRYAQPGEPMQEMTVILELKLLADVGLVGFPNAGKSTLVSSLSNARPKIANYPFTTMEPSLGIVGYRDGKSFVMADIPGIIEGASEGKGLGLRFLRHIERNSLLLFMVPGDTDDIKREYEILLNELKQFNPEMLSKHRVLAVTKCDLLDEELIEMLKDTLPQDLPVVFISAVTGFGLEELKDVLWRELNAESNKLQAITAEDTLVHRDKDMSVFAQELEDEGEDEDIEYVDVEDVDDLDDFEYEDENEDE
- a CDS encoding M23 family metallopeptidase, which codes for MRHRLFAAFLISFLAVVTSWAQPPLKLPGYRQSLINYKSLHFELYPFMTDFSMPRHAIVPMAPGSYVYNPFGGGTRFILHLENFADSDWCYLLRKSKVISPYGGRGGRHHSGTDIKSFPNDSVRAVFDGTVVMAGPFSGYGNCVQIRHINGLTTLYSHNSRNLVKAGDQVTAGQVVALEGRTGRATTDHVHFEVRVAGRHVNSNLIFDHEHHRLHKHQVVFEKNGNAHIRK
- a CDS encoding TonB-dependent receptor, whose product is MQKKLFFLVALMLTMTLSVVAQVTTSSMTGKVSMEGSNEEIIGASVQAVHEPSGTRYTAVTNVNGRFTIQGMRTGGPYAVTVSYIGHQTKTMKGITLQLGETYNLNVSLSENSNDLAEVVVSGKASKFSAEKTGASTNINNEQLMMMPSLDRSLATVAKLSPYSGGGMNLAGADPRSTNFTIDGANFNNSFGLTSDLPGGGTPISIDAIEEMQVVIAPFDVRQTNFIGGGINAVTKSGTNEFKGTVYGFYRDKSMRGNKINGQDLGTRATDTKKTYGFTLGGPILKNKLFFFVNYEKELTPKEVVQYRAREDGETPGGMVSRTTKTDMERVANFLRTQYGYDPGSYTDFPAEDTNEKFLARLDWNITDAHHLALRYNKTKVEDWRPTNAMSSDVSLYGGTKFNLGRISASSMAYSNSLYYFHNDVESFSADLNSRFGQKASNQLLFTHTFQDDSRGTPSSNFPFIDILYDGAYEPYISAGYELFSYNNGVKTKTTNITDNFTLYMGSHKLTAGARFEHIYADNSYLRNGTGYYRFKSVDDFLNMKAPDAVAFTYGYDGISDPTSAVRYNQIGLYLQDEWQATNRLKLTYGLRADNIIFDDQDIARNDKIYARDFGGYHIDTGRWPESKWQLSPRVGFTWDVFGDKSLKVRGGSGLFLGRFPLVYLTNMPQNAAMFQFNYAAGYTATGTAAENLERTTPIDIDAKLQGLAGKLLGVNDLKNYFEVPLTNADHVDAKSMTGVSNDFKMPQVWKSSIAIDYQLPVSFPFTVTGEFIYNKSINAVYMDNINIKDDDPSSMQHFNGADSRIKYTSNDFYYTPNSSYYAVMLKNTSKGYGYTANITLNAEPVKNLKLMAAYTRTESQEVSGLPGQNAVSTWTSTLSAEGPNSTKLHRSNYVTPDQVMASVNYYIPAKVSSSFLLGTHVSLFYKAYSAGNLSYFYSNDMNGDGVSMDLMYIPANDNEIQFKSEADRVAFWRFVEQDDYLSSHKGQYAEAYAARAPWLHRIDLHLAEDFQLTIGKTKHKLQASLDLINLGNLINSEWGVPKIAQVCNYGQILKYEGVDATNTPIFSMNKVNGKYPTQTWDTNMSYSNCWKMQIGLKYFFN